One window of Chamaesiphon minutus PCC 6605 genomic DNA carries:
- the egtC gene encoding ergothioneine biosynthesis protein EgtC — translation MCRLLAYLGIPQSLDRAISKPEHSLIVQSYQPKEMTAGVINADGFGIGWYDFDRDPDPFIYKQTQPIWTDINLPQLSRYVKTGCMLSYVRSATPGQAVSLSNCQPFQDGKLLFIHNGFIDNFRGGLYRQIRDKLHQHIYQAIDGTTDSEHIFALFSNELHTHPELPLETALQHTLQILRDLVESARTTISANIVISDGDRLIASRFAHRATVPSLYWIRDSLEYPDAVILASEPLFAGNWQTCPMQSIITVSKNLEIAIHPI, via the coding sequence ATGTGTCGTCTGCTTGCTTATCTGGGTATTCCCCAATCGCTCGATCGAGCAATCTCCAAACCCGAACACTCGCTGATCGTCCAAAGCTATCAACCCAAGGAAATGACCGCTGGGGTGATAAATGCTGATGGGTTTGGGATCGGCTGGTACGATTTCGATCGAGATCCCGATCCATTTATTTACAAACAAACTCAACCAATTTGGACGGATATCAATCTCCCACAACTGAGCCGATATGTAAAAACTGGCTGTATGTTGAGCTATGTCCGCAGTGCTACTCCGGGACAGGCGGTGAGTTTGAGCAATTGTCAGCCGTTTCAGGATGGAAAATTATTATTCATTCATAACGGCTTTATCGATAACTTTCGGGGTGGTTTGTACAGACAAATTCGCGACAAACTGCACCAGCATATCTATCAAGCGATCGATGGTACAACCGACTCAGAACATATCTTCGCGCTATTTTCTAACGAATTACACACTCATCCCGAACTCCCGTTAGAAACTGCCCTCCAGCATACTCTCCAGATCCTGCGCGATTTAGTCGAATCCGCACGCACGACAATTTCGGCTAACATTGTGATTAGCGATGGTGACAGGTTGATTGCTTCGCGGTTCGCGCATCGCGCGACAGTACCCTCGCTCTACTGGATTAGAGATAGTCTGGAATATCCAGATGCGGTTATCTTAGCTTCCGAGCCGCTCTTTGCTGGTAATTGGCAAACTTGTCCGATGCAAAGCATCATCACTGTCAGCAAAAATTTAGAGATCGCAATTCATCCGATCTAA
- a CDS encoding HAD family hydrolase codes for MNAARILALDFDGVLCDGMAEYWQTAWRTYTQVWQLDRLEPSPGVAEKFRELRPLIEVGWEMPVLIRALTLGISTERMQSSWQRIRDRILADSRLSGVKVSQQLDAVRDNWIQQDPASWLRLHQFYPGVIDLLQELPNRKIQPIIITTKESRFVTQLLQDNGVELASEFIWGKELKRSKTDSLKQLLDRGSKKAPAIWFVEDRLNTLAKVATQPELESVKLYLADWGYNTAAERQAALQQSRIQILSLADLPTLGGTLKKTAAASASKGDLSSVEI; via the coding sequence CGCTCTAGATTTTGACGGGGTTTTGTGCGACGGGATGGCAGAGTATTGGCAGACGGCATGGCGCACGTACACGCAAGTGTGGCAACTAGATAGGCTAGAACCCTCCCCTGGTGTTGCCGAAAAGTTTCGAGAATTGCGCCCATTAATCGAAGTAGGCTGGGAAATGCCCGTATTGATTCGGGCACTAACACTAGGTATTTCTACTGAGCGAATGCAGAGTTCTTGGCAGCGAATCCGCGATCGCATCTTGGCAGATAGTCGGCTCAGCGGGGTCAAAGTTAGCCAACAACTAGATGCAGTCAGAGATAATTGGATTCAACAGGATCCGGCTAGTTGGCTGCGGTTACACCAATTTTATCCTGGTGTTATCGACCTGCTCCAAGAACTGCCCAACCGGAAGATTCAACCGATTATTATTACGACCAAAGAAAGTCGGTTTGTAACGCAACTGCTCCAGGATAATGGCGTGGAACTAGCCAGCGAATTTATTTGGGGTAAAGAACTCAAACGTAGTAAAACAGATAGCCTCAAACAACTGCTCGATCGGGGGAGCAAGAAAGCTCCAGCTATTTGGTTTGTCGAAGATCGACTCAACACGCTAGCCAAAGTAGCCACTCAGCCAGAATTGGAGTCAGTCAAACTATATTTAGCTGACTGGGGCTATAATACCGCAGCCGAACGTCAAGCCGCACTCCAACAGTCGCGGATTCAAATTCTTTCGCTGGCAGATCTACCGACACTTGGCGGTACCCTCAAGAAAACTGCTGCGGCGTCAGCTAGCAAAGGCGATCTCAGTTCGGTGGAGATTTAA
- a CDS encoding alpha/beta fold hydrolase, producing the protein MVRQLQKSVTPPPDLYMSVNGINTRYWQMGERGSTIILLHGGNGSIEFWLYNIANLAKHHCVYAIDMVGSGKSDCPDGSYSLGYQAEFLHGAMAALAIDTATLIGNSMGGGIAIEFTRLYPDRVAKLVLVDSMGFGREISLGIRLITLPTIVSLLRPGRWMIPAMLRSNFYNGQQLPPEWMELRYPIFALPDRHRVILKMGQSNFNLAGVLPQVYQPILDSLANITQRTLIIWGAQDRIIPVKHAYIAAASLPNSQLQIFPNCGHHPYLEYPAKFDRLVLEFLAS; encoded by the coding sequence ATGGTGCGACAACTACAAAAATCAGTGACACCACCACCAGATCTCTACATGTCGGTAAATGGCATTAATACTCGTTATTGGCAGATGGGCGAGCGAGGAAGTACGATTATCTTGCTTCATGGCGGAAATGGATCGATCGAGTTTTGGCTGTACAATATCGCCAATTTAGCAAAACATCATTGCGTGTATGCGATCGATATGGTCGGTTCGGGTAAGTCGGATTGCCCGGATGGATCTTATTCTCTGGGTTATCAAGCTGAGTTTCTACATGGCGCGATGGCTGCTTTAGCTATCGATACGGCGACTTTAATTGGTAACTCCATGGGTGGGGGCATTGCGATCGAATTTACCAGATTGTATCCCGATCGAGTGGCTAAATTAGTTTTAGTCGATAGTATGGGTTTCGGGAGAGAGATTAGTTTAGGGATTCGGCTGATTACGCTACCCACGATCGTTAGTTTACTGCGTCCGGGCCGCTGGATGATTCCCGCGATGTTACGCTCTAATTTTTATAATGGCCAGCAATTACCCCCAGAATGGATGGAATTACGGTATCCAATTTTTGCTTTACCCGATCGCCATCGAGTTATTCTCAAAATGGGTCAGAGTAATTTTAATTTAGCTGGCGTTTTGCCCCAAGTATATCAGCCGATTCTCGATAGTTTAGCAAATATAACCCAAAGAACATTAATTATCTGGGGCGCGCAAGATCGGATTATCCCTGTCAAACATGCCTATATCGCCGCAGCAAGCTTACCCAATAGTCAATTACAGATCTTCCCCAACTGCGGACACCATCCCTATCTAGAGTATCCCGCTAAATTCGATCGATTGGTGCTAGAATTTCTCGCATCATAA
- a CDS encoding DUF58 domain-containing protein: MFNRATNWLETNWVNPAYAGWLLAALTICFFGAATNTMAGWLYVLSGVGVALLGVSAVLPARSIRALSVSREAILPVTAGTDLEIALSIHNPTQQVQSLFQVRDLSPLSRSNPPTTTVEQVLADGTYRWVYRQPTELRGVYQWSKIALRSGAPIGLFWCQRQREATAIAYVYPQALKLDRCPLLDGIGNSDRQAHQSANRHLEAANEGITRSLRPYRYGDPMRSIHWRTSARFSEFQVRELETERGGQNVTICLDSGVNWDAADFEQAVIAVCTLYFYASQSTNLNVRLWTAGTGLISGARQVLETLAAVQMAEPQISEPAPYPLVLLTSQPQQVATIPAGNRWLLWTPEPFASTPASGSLGLKIDPHQSLQQQLNSSNFASNREMPAHARSNRNLNPELN, from the coding sequence ATGTTTAACCGTGCTACGAACTGGCTGGAAACTAATTGGGTAAATCCCGCCTATGCTGGGTGGTTATTGGCTGCCCTGACGATTTGCTTCTTTGGTGCGGCAACTAATACGATGGCAGGCTGGCTCTATGTCCTCAGTGGCGTGGGAGTGGCGTTGCTCGGCGTCAGTGCCGTATTACCCGCTCGATCGATTCGCGCTCTGAGCGTCAGTCGCGAAGCTATCTTACCAGTGACCGCAGGGACAGATTTAGAAATCGCCCTAAGTATTCACAATCCCACTCAGCAGGTGCAAAGCTTATTTCAAGTCCGAGATCTGTCGCCATTAAGTCGGTCTAACCCCCCTACAACCACAGTAGAGCAGGTGTTAGCTGATGGCACATATCGCTGGGTTTATCGCCAGCCTACCGAGCTGCGAGGGGTGTATCAGTGGTCGAAAATTGCCCTGCGCAGTGGCGCGCCGATTGGCTTATTTTGGTGTCAACGCCAGCGCGAAGCGACCGCGATCGCCTATGTTTATCCCCAAGCACTAAAATTGGATCGTTGTCCGCTCCTCGATGGTATCGGTAACTCAGATCGTCAGGCTCATCAGTCTGCCAATCGGCATTTAGAAGCAGCGAATGAAGGCATCACGCGATCGCTACGTCCATATCGATATGGCGATCCCATGAGATCGATCCATTGGCGCACGAGTGCTCGTTTTAGCGAATTTCAGGTGCGCGAACTCGAAACCGAACGTGGGGGGCAAAATGTCACGATTTGCCTCGATAGTGGCGTCAATTGGGACGCTGCTGACTTCGAGCAAGCAGTCATCGCTGTTTGCACGCTGTATTTTTATGCCAGTCAATCGACAAATCTCAATGTCCGACTGTGGACGGCAGGCACTGGCTTAATTTCTGGCGCGCGACAGGTACTTGAAACCTTAGCAGCCGTGCAGATGGCCGAACCACAGATATCAGAACCAGCCCCTTATCCATTAGTTCTCCTCACCAGCCAACCCCAACAGGTGGCGACAATTCCGGCTGGCAATCGATGGTTATTGTGGACTCCCGAACCTTTTGCCTCTACTCCGGCATCTGGCTCTCTAGGGCTAAAAATCGACCCTCACCAATCCTTGCAACAACAGCTTAATAGTAGTAATTTTGCCAGCAATCGCGAAATGCCCGCCCACGCTCGATCGAATCGCAATCTAAATCCTGAATTAAATTAG
- a CDS encoding ArnT family glycosyltransferase: protein MAIRLYRGVSAYYHHTALIILLAGFLVRLVIAIWLHPGFDEAYYYLYTLHPDWSYFDHPPLVALTTGFGVWLTGNVSQFTIRIGTLILYTGSLTFLYLATLRLYTLQIAINTLAIASAIPIFQIAFGILNIPDTPLLFFWAVSLWLATQEFFDSRVYRPSFRLTLLCLTVGLACMGKYHGFILAISLFGFCLFTPNYRRALVSKWFWLGIPIFLLTISPMLYWNIMHDWVSFRFQSERAIPTASGYQIERVLLNLLVELLYLFPTFGIPLFFALFRTSIQQIRNFSWQNNSSISAFSNEWELQKRGLLLWLSLPLILGFTVIAGYQQILPAWKIPGYWTATILLAERVAINRRYSNARIPYRWFFGSVGVIILLLSIALSHVAFGTFQTTGKPSIYGILPLEIKTDNSTQLFDIQQLRQGFVTNNKLNQALKKADFVFTNRYYLGGQIGMAIDPLFRKPLTCFDADLRGFAFWSKPKQWIGKNAIYVGSKTFDVDLDAKNRYPSYFKSLTKLGEIPIRRGGEIVQTFSVYQAQQLLKPYPRPYGN from the coding sequence ATGGCGATCCGACTTTATCGAGGTGTTTCGGCTTACTACCATCACACAGCATTAATTATCTTACTAGCTGGCTTTTTGGTCAGGTTAGTTATCGCAATTTGGCTGCATCCGGGTTTTGATGAAGCCTATTATTATCTCTACACTCTGCATCCCGATTGGAGTTATTTCGATCATCCACCATTAGTGGCTTTGACTACAGGTTTTGGCGTGTGGTTGACGGGGAATGTATCGCAGTTCACGATTCGGATTGGGACATTAATACTTTATACTGGCTCGTTAACCTTTCTATATCTAGCGACACTACGATTGTATACGCTTCAGATTGCCATTAATACCCTCGCGATCGCCTCCGCAATTCCGATTTTTCAGATTGCTTTTGGGATTTTAAATATTCCCGACACGCCGTTATTATTCTTTTGGGCGGTATCTTTATGGCTGGCTACTCAAGAATTTTTTGATTCGCGGGTTTATCGTCCGAGCTTTAGACTGACATTACTCTGTTTGACAGTCGGTTTAGCTTGTATGGGTAAATATCATGGTTTTATTTTGGCCATCAGCTTGTTTGGGTTTTGTTTATTTACTCCCAATTATCGCCGCGCTCTAGTTTCTAAATGGTTTTGGCTGGGAATTCCCATTTTTTTACTGACAATTTCCCCCATGTTGTACTGGAACATCATGCATGATTGGGTATCGTTTCGATTCCAATCAGAACGAGCCATTCCGACAGCAAGCGGTTATCAAATCGAGCGAGTGTTGCTCAATCTTCTTGTAGAGCTGCTCTACCTATTCCCTACATTTGGGATTCCTTTATTTTTTGCCCTGTTTCGTACCAGTATCCAACAAATTAGAAACTTTAGTTGGCAAAACAACTCCAGTATTTCGGCATTTAGCAATGAGTGGGAGTTACAAAAAAGAGGACTGCTGTTATGGTTATCATTACCGCTTATTTTGGGATTTACAGTTATTGCTGGCTATCAGCAAATTTTACCTGCTTGGAAAATACCTGGCTATTGGACGGCAACGATCTTACTCGCCGAACGCGTCGCAATTAACCGCCGCTACTCCAATGCCCGGATTCCGTATCGGTGGTTCTTTGGCTCGGTTGGGGTAATTATTTTATTACTATCGATCGCGTTATCACATGTCGCATTTGGGACATTTCAGACCACAGGCAAACCGTCAATCTATGGAATCTTACCACTAGAAATTAAAACAGATAATTCCACCCAGCTATTCGACATTCAACAGTTAAGACAAGGATTTGTCACTAATAATAAATTAAATCAAGCCTTAAAAAAAGCAGATTTTGTGTTTACTAATCGTTACTATTTGGGCGGACAGATTGGTATGGCGATCGATCCGCTCTTTCGTAAGCCATTAACTTGTTTCGATGCCGACCTCCGGGGCTTTGCCTTTTGGTCTAAACCCAAACAGTGGATCGGTAAAAATGCCATCTATGTAGGCAGTAAAACTTTTGATGTCGATCTCGATGCCAAAAACCGCTATCCCAGTTACTTCAAATCGTTAACTAAACTTGGCGAGATTCCGATCCGACGCGGTGGCGAAATAGTCCAAACTTTTAGTGTTTATCAAGCCCAACAACTGTTGAAACCTTACCCGCGTCCCTACGGCAATTAA
- a CDS encoding glycosyltransferase family A protein, with product MIVFIIPVKSSLISSNWKRFSQLFERCIKSVCNQTSTNFQVVVVCNEKPDTSFESPHIEYLYVDFPPPVSEQVNPIAGLESPKEADKAKKILAGLEYAKKFNPSHVMVVDADDCINQNIAKFVEEHPEADGWYARKGYVYKEGKRYIYLNAKNFNDLCGTSIVVRADLAELLVTEGNYYDHTTVTLKNGKKLQPLPFAGSVYSVENQENYRMTTTAVKALATKSYQRGLNYWLEKISKYRIFLLTNSIRQQFGLYKLEA from the coding sequence ATGATTGTATTTATCATCCCTGTAAAAAGTTCGTTAATTTCATCGAACTGGAAACGATTTTCCCAACTATTTGAAAGATGTATTAAATCTGTTTGTAACCAAACCTCTACTAATTTTCAAGTGGTAGTCGTATGTAACGAAAAACCCGATACCAGTTTTGAGTCGCCGCATATCGAATATTTATATGTAGATTTCCCACCGCCAGTATCGGAGCAAGTCAACCCGATTGCCGGACTAGAGTCGCCCAAAGAAGCCGATAAAGCCAAGAAAATTTTAGCAGGACTAGAATACGCTAAGAAATTCAATCCATCGCATGTGATGGTGGTAGATGCCGATGATTGTATCAATCAAAACATTGCTAAGTTTGTCGAAGAGCATCCCGAAGCCGATGGCTGGTATGCTCGTAAAGGTTACGTTTATAAAGAAGGCAAAAGATATATCTATCTTAATGCCAAAAACTTTAACGATTTATGTGGAACGTCGATCGTCGTTAGAGCCGATCTCGCAGAATTACTAGTGACTGAAGGTAATTATTACGATCACACTACTGTTACTTTGAAAAATGGCAAAAAGTTACAACCGCTACCATTTGCTGGCTCAGTTTATAGTGTAGAAAATCAAGAAAACTATCGAATGACGACCACCGCAGTCAAAGCACTTGCTACTAAGTCTTATCAGAGAGGATTAAATTACTGGTTAGAAAAAATCAGTAAATATCGGATATTTTTATTAACTAATTCCATTCGCCAACAGTTTGGACTATATAAGCTAGAAGCGTGA